The Halorussus gelatinilyticus genome contains the following window.
TCCGGACCGTAACCCTCTCGGTCTCGCCGGGTCCGAGCGCCGGGATGTAGAAGCCGACCCGCGCCCGGTGGTCGAGCGGCGTCCCGAGGTACACCGACCCGTTGTCCACCGCGAGCGTCAGGCCGACCTCGGTAGCCGCCTCTGTGCCCGCGTTCGTCACCGCGAACGAGACCGACTCGCTCTCGCCCGGCGCGAGCGACTGGTTGGCGGGCGTCTCGATTCGGAGTCGCGGCGCGGGTCGGACGACCAGCGAGGCGTTCACCACGTCGGTTCTGGTCCGGAGCGTCACGGTCCGATTCCGTTGGACGGTGGCGGCGTACGAGTAAGTCACCTCGAAGGGGACCCGATACGTGCCGGGCGGAAGTTGTCCGACCGCGACCCGGAACTCGATGGGGTCCGAGACGCCCGACGGAACCGTCCCCAACGGAACCCGACCGGTCAGGAAGGTCAACTCGTCCGCGAGGCGCTCGGGGAGGCGTTCGGTTCCGGGCCGAATCGAGACGTTGTAGGCGGTCGTGACGCGGGCCTCCTCGCGGGGCGCGCCGCCCCGGAGGACGCGGGCGTCGTTGACCAACACCGCCGAGAACGTTGCCGTCCCGCCCGTCGCGACCGTGTCGTTCGGGACGACGAGGCGGAAGTTCGGCCGCCCGACGACCGTCCCGTCCTGCGCGGCGCGCTCGTCTCGAAGGCCCGCGGACGGGACCGCGGCGAGACCGGCGACGAGGCAAACCGCGATTGCGAGCGCGACCCATCCTCGGGTCATACCCGCTCTCTCGACGGGCGAGATGAGAAAGCTGTCGGTGACTCGAACCCCGGTGCGTCGCACCGACTCGGCCGGGGCCTGCTCGACCGCAGGTGGCCGGCCTGCCCCCGAGTGACCGGCCGCGAACTTTCGACCCGGCT
Protein-coding sequences here:
- a CDS encoding COG1361 S-layer family protein, coding for MTRGWVALAIAVCLVAGLAAVPSAGLRDERAAQDGTVVGRPNFRLVVPNDTVATGGTATFSAVLVNDARVLRGGAPREEARVTTAYNVSIRPGTERLPERLADELTFLTGRVPLGTVPSGVSDPIEFRVAVGQLPPGTYRVPFEVTYSYAATVQRNRTVTLRTRTDVVNASLVVRPAPRLRIETPANQSLAPGESESVSFAVTNAGTEAATEVGLTLAVDNGSVYLGTPLDHRARVGFYIPALGPGETERVTVRMGADDATAPGTYLVSGEATYRDTLGDVHEAEWLATGIAVDGGSNASAVSDGGNASAIGDGGT